From Streptomyces sp. NBC_00690, a single genomic window includes:
- a CDS encoding low temperature requirement protein A — protein sequence MVPRRRDEPHRSATPLELFFDLCFVVAVAQAGLQLVHSLAEGHPGTGVIGYAFVFFGVWWAWMNFTWFASAYDCDDVPYRLATLVQIAGVLVYAAGIPRAFSDNDWAIAVSGYLIMRLALATQWLRAAAAERGQARSTAVTYVMGIALCQAAWVVLLFAPKESRHWLFPVVLVAELLVPLIAERHHETPWHAHHIVERYGLFTLIVLGETMAASTVAVQSALDEHKAVAELLPIAGGGLLIIFSAWWIYFAVPAHERLISNRQAIPWGYGHVLIFGSAAAIGAGLEVAIEHAVGVAHISEVAAAAAVTIPAAVFLLIVWLLHARHFTRGPLEQLLLPLAALAVLAVTFAGGWAVLAAGLVLAATVAVGVTTSSRSHALTT from the coding sequence ATGGTCCCGAGGCGAAGGGACGAGCCCCACCGCTCCGCCACCCCGTTGGAACTGTTCTTCGACCTCTGTTTCGTCGTCGCGGTCGCCCAGGCGGGCCTCCAGTTGGTCCACTCCCTCGCCGAAGGCCATCCCGGCACCGGTGTCATCGGCTATGCCTTCGTCTTCTTCGGCGTCTGGTGGGCCTGGATGAACTTCACATGGTTCGCCTCGGCGTACGACTGCGATGACGTGCCCTATCGGCTCGCCACCCTGGTGCAGATCGCCGGTGTCCTGGTCTACGCGGCTGGGATTCCGCGGGCCTTCAGCGACAACGACTGGGCGATCGCCGTCTCCGGCTATCTGATCATGCGGCTGGCGTTGGCCACCCAGTGGCTGCGCGCCGCCGCGGCCGAACGGGGGCAGGCCCGGTCGACCGCCGTGACGTACGTGATGGGCATCGCCCTGTGCCAGGCGGCCTGGGTGGTGCTGCTGTTCGCGCCGAAGGAGTCCCGGCACTGGCTCTTCCCCGTGGTGCTCGTGGCCGAACTCCTGGTGCCGCTTATCGCCGAGCGGCACCACGAAACGCCCTGGCACGCTCACCACATCGTGGAGCGCTATGGCCTGTTCACCCTGATCGTGCTGGGCGAGACGATGGCCGCGAGCACGGTGGCCGTGCAGTCAGCGCTGGACGAGCACAAGGCGGTCGCCGAACTGCTCCCGATCGCCGGCGGTGGGCTACTGATCATCTTCTCCGCCTGGTGGATCTACTTCGCTGTGCCGGCGCACGAGCGACTGATCTCCAATCGGCAGGCGATCCCCTGGGGCTACGGTCATGTCCTGATCTTCGGCTCCGCGGCGGCGATCGGGGCGGGGCTGGAGGTGGCGATCGAACACGCAGTGGGCGTGGCGCATATTTCGGAAGTGGCCGCTGCTGCCGCGGTCACCATCCCCGCAGCCGTCTTTCTGCTGATCGTCTGGTTGTTGCACGCGCGGCACTTCACGCGCGGCCCCTTGGAGCAACTCCTGCTCCCACTGGCAGCGCTCGCGGTTTTGGCCGTCACCTTCGCCGGTGGCTGGGCGGTCCTTGCGGCGGGTCTGGTGCTGGCCGCGACGGTCGCCGTCGGCGTGACGACCAGCTCCCGGTCCCATGCCCTGACCACGTGA